The Vitis riparia cultivar Riparia Gloire de Montpellier isolate 1030 chromosome 10, EGFV_Vit.rip_1.0, whole genome shotgun sequence genome includes a region encoding these proteins:
- the LOC117922975 gene encoding chaperone protein dnaJ C76, chloroplastic-like — translation MPSTCLPLYTPTSSIIRTSTPRSAGLTFHHATTLRKLHGNNSITCKASSSSSSSSLSSLVDFDLYDLLGIESSSDQRQIKMAYRKLQKRCHPDIAGPAGHDMAIILNEVYSVLSDPNLRLAYDKEQAKIAGLRGYTGKPLYSVWYGSESEERAVFVDEVKCVGCLKCALFAEKTFAIESVYGRARVVAQWADPEYKIQQAIDACPVDCISMVERSNLAALEFLMSKQPRGSVRMSAGNAVGACVSNIFVDVKKFQTRFHDAMDKASTHGSKEKDDQREARISAIQTIRSITNWLYWQAPTGGSDSGQSLIRVAGRLSGPNINKLRDAAAARKQARESTEARSRTRPSYIYDAEYWIPSTLALPATNQNNDLASKAASSESSPPSKQWKGKSEKDHGVSKNNRRSSTIWQIPLATATIAAVVVRFQLGEGAVGELKEHIGGSLALYIVNSSWLQVVLAGVTWYLIGTYMVELLEVIRNRDKV, via the exons atgccTTCAACATGCCTCCCTCTGTACACTCCCACATCTTCAATCATAAGAACCTCCACCCCAAGATCTGCCGGCTTGACTTTCCACCACGCCACCACTCTCAGAAAGTTGCATGGCAATAATTCAATAACGTGCAAAGCTTCATCGtcgtcatcatcatcttcattatcttctttagTAGATTTTGATCTCTATGATCTTCTGGGAATTGAGAGTTCTTCGGATCAGAGGCAGATAAAGATGGCGTACCGGAAGCTGCAGAAGCGGTGCCACCCAGATATCGCCGGTCCGGCCGGCCACGACATGGCCATCATTCTCAATGAAGTCTACTCGGTCCTCTCTGATCCAAATTTACGTTTAGCTTATGATAAG GAACAAGCTAAGATTGCAGGGCTGAGAGGGTACACAGGGAAGCCTTTGTATTCAGTATGGTATGGATCAGAAAGTGAAGAGAGAGCAGTGTTTGTGGATGAAGTCAAGTGTGTTGGCTGCTTGAAATGTGCCTTATTTGCTGAAAAAACTTTTGCCATTGAATCTGTTTATGGAAGAGCCAGGGTTGTCGCACAGTGGGCTGATCCTGAGTACAAAATCCAACAAGCTATAGATGCCTGCCCGGTCGATTGCATTTC GATGGTTGAGAGGTCGAACCTCGCTGCTTTGGAATTTCTAATGTCAAAGCAGCCGCGTGGCAGTGTAAGAATGAGCGCAGGCAATGCAGTGGGTGCATGCGTCTCCAACATTTTTGTAGAtgtaaaaaaattccaaactaGATTTCACGATGCCATGGACAAAGCTTCCACACATGGCTCCAAG GAGAAAGATgaccaaagagaagcaaggatcTCAGCCATTCAAACGATCAGATCAATCACAAATTGGTTGTATTGGCAAGCACCCACTGGAGGATCAGACTCTGGCCAAAGTCTTATACGTGTTGCTGGAAGATTGTCAGGACCAAACATTAACAAGCTACGGGACGCAGCTGCTGCTAGGAAACAAGCCAGGGAGAGCACAGAAGCAAGAAGCCGGACCAGGCCAAGTTACATATATGATGCTGAATACTGGATTCCATCAACTCTTGCTCTTCCTGCCACAAACCAGAACAACGATTTGGCCTCCAAAGCTGCATCATCAGAGTCTTCACCACCTAGTAAACAATGGAAAGGAAAAAGCGAAAAAGATCATGGAGTCAGCAAAAACAATAGGAGGAGTTCCACTATATGGCAAATTCCCTTAGCAACAGCAACAATTGCAGCTGTTGTAGTGAGATTCCAATTGGGAGAAGGAGCTGTTGGCGAATTGAAAGAGCATATAGGCGGCTCATTAGCGTTGTATATTGTTAATAGCTCTTGGTTACAGGTTGTCCTAGCTGGGGTTACGTGGTATCTCATTGGAACCTATATGGTGGAACTATTAGAAGTGATTAGAAACAGGGACAAGGTGTAG